The following are encoded together in the Triticum dicoccoides isolate Atlit2015 ecotype Zavitan chromosome 6B, WEW_v2.0, whole genome shotgun sequence genome:
- the LOC119320968 gene encoding putative homeobox-leucine zipper protein HOX26 — protein sequence MSSLTTISSASKESMEVEELVDTRLSLVIGAGSQPPPVPEEAGHVAGNIGRKKGERWIGGSSTRQHGKRARAVHGGSDIDEDDDGGDAAGRARKKLRLTAEQAALLEKSFRSHNVLSHGEKQDLAGQLGLKPRQVEVWFQNRRARTKLKQTELDCELLRRWCERLSDDNARLRRELAETRAVLLVGGSQDSTLTGCPSCNRLAGGRRAA from the exons ATGTCTAGCCTTACGACCATAAGCAGCGCTAGTAAGGAATCGATGGAGGTGGAGGAGCTCGTCGACACTAGGCTTTCGCTCGTGATCGGCGCCGGGAGCCAACCGCCGCCGGTGCCAGAGGAAGCGGGTCACGTGGCGGGAAATATCGGAAGGAAGAAAGGGGAGAGGTGGATAGGCGGCAGTAGTACAAGGCAGCATGGCAAGAGGGCCAGGGCTGTGCACGGCGGCAGCGACATCGACGAGGACGACGACGGAGGGGACGCAGCCGGCCGCGCGAGGAAGAAGCTCCGGCTCACCGCGGAGCAGGCGGCGCTGCTGGAGAAAAGCTTCCGCTCCCACAACGTCCTCTCCCAT GGTGAGAAGCAGGATCTTGCGGGGCAGCTTGGGTTGAAGCCGAGGCAGGTGGAGGTGTGGTTCCAGAACAGGAGGGCGCGCACCAAGCTCAAGCAGACGGAGCTCGACTGCGAGCTGCTGCGCCGGTGGTGCGAGCGCCTCAGCGACGACAACGCGCGGCTCCGGCGAGAGCTCGCCGAGACACGCGCGGTCCTCCTCGTCGGCGGTTCACAGGACTCGACGCTCACGGGGTGTCCTTCCTGCAACAGGCTCGCCGGCGGCCGGAGGGCGGCCTAG